From the Moorena sp. SIOASIH genome, the window TACTTGCATTGGTTAGATTCCCAAGAGATCACAATTCCAGTTGCTGATACTAAGCGTTCTGTTCAGGAAATCCTACCATTCTTTGCTGAAACAGCGATTAATACAGCAGAGTGGCTGCGAGGAGAAATGGATCAGTTAGCAAGCTGTTTATCTTGGCAACTGCTTCCTGACTATACTTTTTCTAAGTCATTGATGCGTCGGATTAGTCCAGTATCGGATGAACCAGACAGATATCGAGCGATCGCTAAAGAGTTGAGACGACAAAAAGGATTAATTGTTCCGGCTCATGCTCGTGGCTCTTACCAAACTGTTAATTTAAATGGCATTCTGTTCAAACTATGTGCTGTTACCTGGTTCATTTACCAGAAAGCACCAGAAGATACTCGAGAATGGGCATTGCTATTGCTAATCGAAGACTGTCTTGGTAATACACTTCCCCCTGGTATGAAGTTACGAATCAGCGAATTCACTGGTGTTGTCTCTGAAGCGGTATTGGTAAATGAACGTTATCTACATGTTGCAGTAGCAGGTAGCTGGAACCAAAAATTTGTAGTAACCATTTCTTTAAGTAACGGAGCATCATTAACTCTACTTCCCTTTGCTTTTGAGCCTGATAAATGTTTATGATATTTTAATAGGGAGTAGGGAGTAGGGAGTAGGGAGTAGGGAGTAGGGAGTAGGGAGTAGGGAGTAGAGAGTAGGGGGAATAAACAAGGAACAAATGACAACTAATCATCAAAGTAGTTTTAGACTAAATATTTGGCAAGCTGATTCATCCTGTCTGTTTTATTTACGGGGTAATCACGGACAGGAAGTCTCCGCAAAGTTGGACTATCCAGCTAAAGTAATAGACTGTTATGAGGAATGGCGATACCTTTACCTCCAGTTTTACCCGAAATTGCGAGCAAGAGAATTATCTAGTGGTGCCATTACACCAGTAGTCGATGACTTGGGACATGAATTAGAAGAAGCAAAAGAGATATTTCTGGATGTCTTTCAACGGTGGTTAGGTCAATTACAGGCCATTCGAGAAACAATTCAACATCAAATTTTCACTATTGCTAGACAGGAATCACAGTCAAATAAGACAGCAGAACCCTATGGATCAGTAGCTATTTTTATAGCCTGCGATTCTGTAGAATTGGCACGGCTTCCTTGGGAAGCATGGCAGTTGCTTCCAGAGGATATCCCCAGTGGGAGGATTCGGATTACCAGGATTCCGATGACTACTCAGGCAGAAACAATAGCGCGAGATAATAAACTGCGCCATGGTAAACCTCGGATTTTAGCGATTTTGGGGGATAATACAGATCTGAATTTGGAGAAAGATAAGCAGGCTATTAAGTTGCTCAAAAGCGTTGCTCAAGTAGAGT encodes:
- a CDS encoding DUF1822 family protein, which produces MNNIIIDSMDITLPTREVFWLEPEDFEQAKTISDKVNDEAHQEQSYRNGLALFGFERWLQERVDQLPIITDNCSVYQPDYANLIDTVCNLKVGEFNLCIIVTENLQEPEVKIPIAAVELPELAAHFYIVIEVKKDQEQGIIRGVLRHDELVNYRESANLPQGNRNYNLPLSLFDQQPNHLLHYLHWLDSQEITIPVADTKRSVQEILPFFAETAINTAEWLRGEMDQLASCLSWQLLPDYTFSKSLMRRISPVSDEPDRYRAIAKELRRQKGLIVPAHARGSYQTVNLNGILFKLCAVTWFIYQKAPEDTREWALLLLIEDCLGNTLPPGMKLRISEFTGVVSEAVLVNERYLHVAVAGSWNQKFVVTISLSNGASLTLLPFAFEPDKCL